From Lujinxingia litoralis, the proteins below share one genomic window:
- a CDS encoding UvrD-helicase domain-containing protein yields MATLYYKKPDALVALQQREGRHAVIEASAGTGKTYTIEHIVADLLLRGEVKVNEVLVVTFTRAATADLKKKIRERLQELVRAWSALEPGEVRTLDGGESQAGEPAALPGFGVVEAEGVERLKMALRSFDQASIYTIHGFCQRILVEHAFANKRLLEQEHVDGDQLVYRAISEALRQDVPADPELRYWLQAYLGAGKGLDTLRETLAGYVKTRGEYLPRVQVNLDALAASAQEGGAYFAALEGAAFDEELDALRPGGKKVHGTTRNAFKKHVRAMIEGFSSPPAGVLETKALLEGALAAPFKYLAGKKEHDVLVHMPELLRAVEALEELSFDVELCVVQALGPQIARRIEAIKQAEGVYTYEDMLTLVRDTLAADGEHGELLNVLRDRFSHAIIDEFQDTDEVQWEIFERLFVGGLAGAAPTQAHRLVLIGDPKQAIYGFRGGDVHTYLRARQRLLGEEAPIPLTQNFRSTPQVIGAYNAIFDQRAAQRVELGEGIGYAHPVSAGKAWFEAEVEGQRAPGVRVLNLKSEREKLSVSELRKGLARGIATRVRGLLRGEGAPGYPQEPGGDLVGQVGPEDIYVLCRRRSDGLMVAEALRSQGVPYAFLKMDGLFETQEARDVYDLLMALVDPQDRSRRARAWMTGFFELELGQLANLEAVSESEAIYQRLLRWAWLGEQRAYHALFQELIEASGLMRRRLLLDVSERELTNYQHLLELMAEECTRERLSMEELAARLKSYREGRAMPEGESGDQQRLEVESKAVQILTAHGSKGLQRGIVFVVPGFSDLISSRRKDYALKVPRESGGMRPVRWVASTSEMPPGWEELLIEQTRAEASRLNYVALTRAEVMLYLPYLEAESPAYSDNRDKRDPYFDVIDRLRAMRNEPTGAFLEWLDVDLDARAREVDLHQVQSTLGRVRLQGLELLAEERVAPDVLSTLMERRWEVTSFSSLRGQVGGEGLLDEAAAEVEKGDDARDDEVVFDPAFPGGMATGNFVHGVLETLEYARVRDYADEAAWVADEELQAFFEQHRSSFGADPSTLKPAMRAVYRTLLSRVEMPVAGEEALEALHRLNPERVRRELEFLFPIPELCEEEADGLRRKFGRGARVQGGFVKGFVDLLFEHQGKIYFADWKTNLVRSYDSPTLAGHVAANYAEQARLYTVALCRVLDMTCEAEYEARFGGLFYFYVRGMHPQRPGEGIYRARPSWAQIVGFERSLHERIRRVKRGDEERAPVPGPQAEPV; encoded by the coding sequence ATGGCCACGCTCTATTACAAAAAGCCCGATGCGCTGGTGGCACTTCAGCAGCGGGAGGGGCGCCACGCGGTGATCGAGGCCAGCGCCGGCACCGGCAAGACCTACACGATCGAGCATATCGTGGCCGACCTCCTCCTGCGCGGAGAGGTGAAGGTCAACGAGGTGCTGGTCGTGACCTTTACGCGGGCGGCGACCGCGGATCTCAAAAAGAAGATCCGCGAGCGCCTCCAGGAGCTGGTCCGGGCCTGGTCGGCGCTGGAGCCTGGCGAGGTGCGCACCCTGGATGGTGGCGAGTCGCAGGCTGGCGAGCCGGCAGCGCTCCCGGGGTTCGGGGTGGTGGAGGCCGAGGGGGTGGAGCGGCTGAAGATGGCGCTGCGCTCCTTTGATCAGGCCTCGATCTATACGATCCACGGGTTTTGCCAGCGGATTCTGGTGGAGCATGCCTTTGCCAACAAGCGCCTGCTGGAGCAGGAGCATGTCGACGGGGATCAGCTGGTGTACCGGGCGATCTCGGAGGCGCTGCGCCAGGATGTGCCCGCCGATCCGGAGCTCCGCTACTGGCTTCAGGCCTATCTGGGCGCGGGCAAGGGGCTCGATACGCTGCGTGAGACGCTGGCCGGCTATGTGAAGACCCGTGGCGAGTATCTGCCCCGGGTTCAGGTGAACCTCGACGCGCTGGCGGCCAGCGCGCAGGAGGGCGGGGCGTACTTCGCAGCGCTGGAGGGGGCGGCCTTTGACGAGGAGCTCGACGCGCTGCGCCCGGGCGGCAAAAAGGTGCACGGCACCACCCGCAACGCGTTCAAAAAGCATGTGCGGGCGATGATCGAGGGCTTCTCCTCACCCCCGGCCGGGGTGCTGGAGACGAAGGCCCTTTTGGAAGGAGCGCTTGCCGCCCCCTTTAAATACCTGGCGGGCAAAAAAGAGCATGACGTGCTGGTGCATATGCCCGAGCTCCTGAGAGCGGTCGAGGCGCTGGAGGAGCTGAGCTTTGATGTGGAGCTCTGCGTGGTTCAGGCGCTGGGCCCGCAGATCGCCCGGCGCATCGAGGCGATCAAGCAGGCCGAGGGGGTCTACACCTACGAGGATATGCTCACGCTGGTGCGCGATACGCTGGCGGCCGACGGGGAGCATGGCGAGCTCTTGAACGTGCTTCGGGATCGTTTTAGCCACGCGATCATCGATGAGTTCCAGGATACCGACGAGGTGCAGTGGGAGATCTTTGAGCGCCTCTTTGTGGGGGGGCTGGCCGGGGCGGCGCCCACGCAGGCGCATCGTCTGGTGCTGATCGGGGATCCCAAACAGGCGATCTACGGGTTTCGGGGCGGCGATGTGCACACCTACCTGCGGGCGCGCCAGCGCCTGCTGGGAGAGGAGGCGCCGATTCCGCTCACGCAGAACTTTCGGTCCACGCCGCAGGTGATCGGGGCGTACAACGCGATCTTCGATCAGCGCGCGGCGCAGCGCGTGGAGCTTGGCGAGGGGATCGGCTACGCGCACCCGGTGAGCGCGGGCAAGGCGTGGTTTGAAGCCGAGGTCGAGGGTCAGCGCGCGCCCGGGGTGCGGGTGCTCAACCTGAAGAGCGAGCGGGAGAAGCTCTCCGTCTCGGAGCTGCGCAAGGGGCTGGCCCGGGGCATCGCCACCCGGGTGCGGGGTCTGCTCCGGGGGGAGGGGGCGCCGGGCTACCCGCAGGAGCCCGGTGGGGACCTGGTCGGGCAGGTGGGGCCGGAGGATATCTACGTGCTCTGCCGGCGGCGCTCCGACGGGCTGATGGTGGCCGAAGCCCTGCGGAGCCAGGGGGTGCCCTACGCCTTTTTGAAGATGGACGGGCTCTTTGAGACGCAGGAGGCCCGCGATGTGTACGACCTCCTGATGGCGCTGGTCGACCCGCAGGATCGCTCGCGGCGAGCCCGGGCCTGGATGACCGGATTTTTCGAACTGGAGCTGGGGCAGCTGGCGAATCTGGAGGCGGTGAGCGAGTCGGAGGCGATCTATCAACGCCTGCTGCGCTGGGCCTGGCTTGGCGAGCAGCGGGCCTACCACGCGCTCTTTCAGGAGCTGATCGAGGCCAGCGGGCTGATGCGCCGGCGGCTGCTCCTGGATGTGAGCGAGCGGGAGCTGACCAACTACCAGCACCTGCTGGAGCTGATGGCCGAGGAGTGCACCCGCGAGCGCCTGAGCATGGAGGAGCTGGCCGCCCGACTGAAGAGCTACCGGGAGGGGCGAGCGATGCCCGAGGGGGAGAGCGGGGACCAGCAGCGCCTGGAGGTGGAGTCGAAGGCCGTGCAGATCCTGACCGCCCACGGCAGCAAGGGGCTCCAGCGGGGGATCGTGTTTGTGGTGCCCGGCTTCAGCGATCTGATCAGCAGCCGCCGCAAGGACTACGCGCTCAAGGTCCCCCGGGAGTCGGGAGGGATGCGCCCGGTGCGCTGGGTGGCGTCGACCTCCGAGATGCCCCCGGGGTGGGAGGAGCTGCTGATCGAGCAGACCCGGGCCGAGGCCAGCCGCCTCAACTACGTGGCGCTCACCCGCGCCGAGGTGATGCTCTACCTCCCTTACCTGGAGGCGGAGAGCCCGGCCTACTCCGATAATCGCGATAAGCGCGACCCCTACTTTGATGTGATCGATCGCCTGCGGGCGATGCGCAACGAGCCCACAGGCGCGTTTTTGGAGTGGCTGGACGTGGATCTCGACGCCCGGGCCCGGGAGGTGGACCTCCACCAGGTGCAGAGCACCCTGGGTCGGGTGCGCCTGCAGGGGCTGGAGCTACTCGCCGAGGAACGGGTGGCCCCCGACGTGCTCAGCACGCTGATGGAGCGGCGCTGGGAGGTGACCTCGTTCAGTAGCCTGCGCGGTCAGGTCGGCGGTGAGGGGCTTTTGGACGAGGCCGCCGCCGAGGTGGAGAAGGGCGATGACGCCCGCGATGACGAGGTGGTCTTCGATCCGGCGTTTCCCGGCGGGATGGCCACCGGGAACTTCGTGCACGGGGTGCTCGAAACCCTGGAGTACGCCCGGGTGCGCGACTACGCCGACGAGGCGGCCTGGGTGGCCGACGAGGAGCTGCAGGCCTTCTTTGAGCAGCATCGCAGCAGCTTTGGCGCAGACCCCAGCACGCTGAAGCCGGCGATGCGGGCGGTGTACCGCACGCTCTTAAGCCGGGTGGAGATGCCGGTGGCCGGCGAGGAGGCGCTGGAGGCGCTGCACCGCCTGAACCCGGAAAGGGTGCGCCGCGAGCTGGAGTTTTTGTTTCCGATCCCCGAGCTCTGCGAGGAGGAGGCCGACGGGCTACGCCGCAAATTTGGCCGGGGCGCGCGGGTGCAGGGGGGCTTTGTAAAGGGCTTTGTCGACCTCTTATTTGAGCATCAGGGCAAGATTTACTTCGCCGACTGGAAGACCAACCTGGTGCGCAGCTACGACTCGCCGACGCTGGCCGGGCATGTGGCCGCCAACTACGCCGAGCAGGCCCGGCTCTACACCGTGGCGCTGTGTCGGGTGCTCGATATGACCTGCGAGGCCGAGTACGAGGCGCGCTTCGGGGGGCTCTTCTATTTCTATGTGCGCGGGATGCACCCGCAGCGGCCCGGGGAGGGCATCTACCGGGCGCGACCGAGCTGGGCGCAGATCGTGGGCTTTGAGCGCTCGCTCCACGAGCGGATCCGTCGGGTGAAGCGCGGCGACGAGGAGCGGGCGCCGGTGCCCGGGCCGCAGGCCGAGCCGGTCTGA
- a CDS encoding type II toxin-antitoxin system Phd/YefM family antitoxin — protein sequence MTSQLSVTELRQNFSDSLNRVSYAGERLILHRNGKPSAALISCEDLELLEALEDQLDIKAALKARKEGGRVKWTDLKRELGLDDE from the coding sequence ATGACCAGCCAGCTATCCGTCACCGAACTGCGCCAGAACTTCTCGGACAGCCTCAACCGTGTTTCCTACGCCGGAGAAAGGCTGATCCTCCACCGCAACGGGAAGCCCTCCGCCGCGCTGATCTCGTGCGAAGACCTGGAGTTGCTGGAAGCACTCGAAGATCAGCTCGACATCAAGGCCGCACTTAAAGCGCGCAAAGAGGGTGGGCGAGTCAAGTGGACCGACCTCAAGCGCGAGCTCGGCCTGGACGACGAATAA
- the recD gene encoding exodeoxyribonuclease V subunit alpha — protein sequence MSQLDLLSAWKKQDAAEKPQARQPEEAPGGRGVFARAFRVDASLLSARDVSALGAHLEGQGISRARLNLALNLVQLQEGLSATEHRALLMVVLASMLAQSMGSTYMPLEDGEEGYLRATLRHLLPQPTPAGWEIDALLPAFATLLSEERAPAIVGQPGDFKPLIVDQGRLYHQRMLLHEERLAQAIDQMLRRPDTSPDPGEVRQALEEVIEKRPTTWSDGQTRHPVRPGPEQQLAALSALHAPLALITGGPGTGKTTIVVTILRLAARLGLKVADIALAAPTGKAANRMAESIRAQLTGVQDPGDLDTRLLHELPAPATLHRLLGYSPRAGTFRHHRHHRLPAKLVVVDEASMIDLFMMEALAQALADDARLVLLGDADQLPSVDTGAVLRDLLPEVPATDLPWRELALDPLAATPGQGRTARHAVRLTKSHRMREDDPAGRAILQVARAVGAGLAGEAPGALPPQVDTLSEMDAARWQGVELWSPARRAGAPGADEEPGSVRLDAFIDAWFKHHLAGVPRDLIFQTYTRDAHGEFAPEARAELRALMAYFARARVLTLTRVFETGSEALNRRFHAAFGRFRREIARSPAEGSTLYDMYVGEPVMMLRNDYERDLFNGDQGVVVWCKDAGGQTQPFAVFERGERLVAYPLGELRDDLVHAYAMTVHKSQGSEFRHIAVVLPAQDMPLLTRELLYTGITRASKSVLLVGSERLLGVGAERRARRFSGVGGRLG from the coding sequence ATGAGTCAGCTCGATTTATTAAGTGCATGGAAGAAGCAAGACGCGGCCGAGAAGCCCCAGGCTCGCCAGCCGGAGGAGGCGCCCGGGGGGCGCGGGGTGTTCGCGCGGGCCTTTCGCGTGGATGCCTCCCTGCTCAGCGCGCGGGATGTCTCGGCGCTGGGGGCGCATCTGGAGGGGCAGGGCATCTCGCGGGCGCGCCTGAACCTGGCGCTCAACCTGGTGCAGCTTCAGGAGGGGCTCAGCGCCACCGAGCACCGCGCGCTCTTGATGGTCGTGCTCGCCAGCATGCTGGCGCAGTCGATGGGCAGCACCTACATGCCCCTGGAGGATGGCGAGGAAGGGTATTTGCGCGCGACCCTGCGCCACCTTTTGCCGCAGCCGACGCCGGCGGGCTGGGAGATCGACGCGCTGCTCCCGGCCTTTGCAACGCTGCTGAGTGAGGAGCGCGCGCCGGCGATCGTGGGGCAGCCCGGTGACTTCAAGCCGCTGATCGTGGATCAGGGGCGCCTCTACCACCAGCGCATGCTCCTGCATGAGGAGCGCCTGGCCCAGGCCATCGATCAGATGCTGCGCCGCCCCGACACCTCGCCAGACCCCGGGGAGGTGCGCCAGGCGCTCGAAGAGGTGATCGAGAAGCGCCCCACCACCTGGAGCGATGGTCAGACCCGGCATCCGGTGCGCCCGGGGCCCGAGCAGCAGCTGGCCGCACTCAGCGCGCTGCACGCCCCGCTGGCGCTGATCACCGGGGGGCCGGGCACCGGCAAGACCACCATCGTGGTCACCATCCTGCGCCTGGCCGCGCGCCTGGGGCTTAAGGTGGCCGACATCGCGCTGGCCGCGCCCACCGGGAAGGCTGCCAACCGCATGGCGGAGTCGATTCGCGCGCAGCTCACCGGCGTGCAGGACCCCGGCGACCTCGACACTCGCCTCCTCCACGAGCTCCCCGCGCCCGCCACGCTTCACCGCCTCCTGGGGTACTCGCCGCGCGCCGGCACCTTTCGCCATCATCGGCATCATCGCCTGCCGGCGAAGCTGGTGGTGGTCGATGAGGCCTCGATGATCGACCTCTTCATGATGGAGGCGCTGGCGCAGGCGCTGGCCGATGACGCGCGCCTGGTCTTGCTGGGCGACGCCGACCAGCTGCCTTCGGTGGATACCGGCGCGGTGCTGCGGGACCTGCTCCCCGAGGTGCCCGCCACCGATCTGCCCTGGCGCGAGCTGGCGCTCGACCCGCTGGCGGCCACGCCCGGCCAGGGGCGCACCGCGCGCCACGCGGTGCGCCTGACCAAAAGCCACCGCATGCGTGAAGACGACCCGGCCGGACGCGCGATTTTGCAGGTCGCCCGGGCGGTGGGGGCGGGGCTGGCAGGGGAGGCCCCGGGGGCGTTGCCGCCCCAGGTGGACACCCTCTCGGAGATGGACGCGGCGCGCTGGCAGGGCGTGGAGCTCTGGTCGCCAGCGCGGCGCGCCGGGGCGCCCGGCGCCGACGAGGAGCCCGGGAGTGTGCGCCTGGATGCCTTCATCGATGCCTGGTTCAAGCACCACCTGGCCGGGGTGCCCCGCGACCTGATCTTTCAGACCTACACCCGCGACGCCCATGGCGAGTTTGCCCCCGAGGCCCGCGCCGAGCTGCGCGCGTTAATGGCGTACTTTGCCCGCGCCCGCGTGCTCACCCTGACCCGCGTGTTTGAGACGGGCTCCGAGGCACTCAACCGCCGCTTCCACGCCGCCTTTGGCCGCTTCCGCCGCGAGATCGCCCGCAGCCCGGCCGAGGGCTCCACCCTCTACGATATGTACGTCGGCGAGCCGGTGATGATGCTGCGCAACGACTACGAGCGCGACCTCTTCAACGGCGATCAGGGCGTCGTCGTCTGGTGCAAAGACGCCGGCGGCCAGACCCAGCCCTTTGCCGTGTTTGAGCGCGGCGAACGCCTGGTGGCCTACCCCCTTGGCGAGCTCCGCGACGACCTGGTGCACGCCTACGCCATGACCGTCCACAAGAGCCAGGGCTCGGAGTTCCGCCACATCGCCGTGGTGCTCCCGGCGCAGGACATGCCGCTTTTGACCCGCGAGCTCCTCTACACGGGCATCACGCGGGCGAGTAAGAGCGTGCTTCTGGTGGGGTCAGAAAGGCTGCTCGGCGTGGGGGCGGAGCGCCGCGCGCGGAGGTTCTCGGGGGTGGGGGGGCGGTTGGGGTAA